The following coding sequences are from one Triticum dicoccoides isolate Atlit2015 ecotype Zavitan chromosome 4A, WEW_v2.0, whole genome shotgun sequence window:
- the LOC119284567 gene encoding cytochrome P450 716A1-like: MAYSILLGAVIALLVAAVLQLFHKNFYRLYYSAYKLPPGNLGMPVIGSTFSLLRACRSNTDDQWFRDRIKKYGPVSTMSLFGSPTVLLAGPAANHFIFGNDGLILTQTGALRALVGRSVLALTGSELKLVRSALQGYLKPEMVRRYVCKIDHEVRSHIELNWVGRDSITVLPMVRRLSLAIICSVVLGQESATIKEGLCTDFVTLGKAILSFPVNIPFTRFNKGMAASAKIRKAITNIAHKREESLLQEANATSDNDFISYMLILRSQGAHSLTLEDIVDNTTGLIVGAHETTSALITFMIRYLYNEPDILDKVTREQDEIAQNKNPKDALTWDDVAKMKYTWKVAMETLRTIPPVFGSFRTTTKDIEYQGYHIPKGWKVFAAQSVTHMDSQFFHEPNKFNPSRFEKSAPPYCYMPFGGGPRMCPGNVFARVETMVAMHYLVRQFRWEITCEKETYKRDPKPTPILGLPIKLKLRPLAKNLQVTTMDTEIG, translated from the exons ATGGCTTACTCCATTCTCCTCGGGGCAGTAATTGCGTTGCTTGTAGCTGCAGTTCTCCAACTCTTTCACAAAAACTTCTACAGGCTCTACTACTCAGCCTATAAGCTGCCTCCTGGTAATCTCGGCATGCCGGTTATCGGCAGTACTTTCTCTCTCCTCCGCGCCTGCCGCAGCAACACCGACGACCAATGGTTCCGAGACCGGATCAAGAAATATGGCCCGGTCTCTACCATGTCGTTGTTTGGGTCGCCGACGGTGCTACTGGCCGGGCCGGCGGCGAACCACTTCATATTCGGCAACGACGGACTCATCTTGACGCAGACAGGCGCGCTGAGAGCCCTCGTTGGGCGGTCGGTACTGGCACTCACGGGCAGCGAACTGAAGCTGGTCCGCAGCGCCCTGCAGGGTTACTTGAAGCCAGAAATGGTGAGGAGATACGTCTGCAAGATAGACCATGAGGTCAGGAGCCACATCGAACTAAACTGGGTCGGTCGTGACTCTATCACG GTCCTACCAATGGTGAGGAGACTTTCGCTTGCTATCATATGTTCGGTTGTCTTGGGCCAAGAGTCAGCTACCATCAAAGAAGGACTGTGCactgattttgttactcttgggaagGCTATTTTATCATTTCCGGTAAATATACCATTCACCCGGTTCAACAAAGGTATGGCTGCAAGTGCGAAGATACGGAAGGCTATCACAAATATTGCCCACAAGAGGGAAGAGTCACTATTGCAGGAAGCAAATGCCACTTCTGATAATGACTTCATCAGCTACATGCTCATTCTTCGTTCTCAAGGTGCCCACTCCCTCACTCTGGAAGACATTGTAGACAACACGACGGGCCTCATCGTAGGGGCACACGAGACGACTTCTGCTCTTATCACCTTCATGATCCGGTACCTCTACAATGAGCCAGATATCCTTGACAAAGTTACTAGAG AGCAAGATGAGATTGCACAGAATAAAAACCCAAAAGATGCTCTAACTTGGGATGATGTTGCAAAGATGAAATATACGTGGAAAGTGGCAATGGAGACACTAAGAACAATTCCTCCAGTTTTTGGGAGCTTCCGAACAACTACCAAAGACATTGAATACCAGGGTTACCATATCCCAAAAGGCTGGAAA GTCTTCGCAGCGCAAAGTGTGACACATATGGACTCGCAATTCTTTCATGAGCCTAACAAATTCAATCCTTCCCGGTTTGAGAAATCCGCCCCTCCGTACTGCTACATGCCATTTGGAGGGGGTCCAAGAATGTGCCCTGGTAATGTGTTTGCAAGGGTAGAAACTATGGTGGCCATGCACTATCTAGTAAGGCAGTTCAGGTGGGAAATAACGTGTGAAAAGGAAACCTACAAGAGGGATCCAAAGCCGACGCCCATCCTTGGACTTCCAATTAAACTCAAGTTGAGACCCCTTGCCAAAAACCTCCAAGTCACCACTATGGATACCGAAATAGGTTAA
- the LOC119284564 gene encoding dirigent protein 1-like — MANSGALILLISLVLLAGAAYIRREPGHADGSFADTHLHFFMHDAYDGPRPTAALIVTGREPLPLPSDDGATGGQATSSSPRRFGDIAVMNNALTEGPERGSVRVGTAQGFTVRVAEHGAVNDLSLHLVLEAGEYGGSSLAVKGRVDTGAAVRESIIVGGTGRFRFATGYALSRSYDYDVANGGVVEIDVYVQLRLV; from the coding sequence ATGGCTAACTCGGGCGCCTTGATCCTTCTCATCTCATTGGTCCTGCTAGCCGGGGCTGCCTACATCCGCCGTGAGCCAGGCCACGCGGACGGAAGCTTCGCCGACACACACCTCCACTTCTTCATGCACGACGCTTACGACGGCCCGCGCCCCACGGCCGCGCTCATCGTCACCGGAAGGGAGCCGCTCCCACTACCGTCTGACGACGGCGCCACCGGCGGGCAGGCAACCTCCTCCTCCCCGCGGAGGTTCGGCGACATCGCCGTGATGAACAACGCGCTCACGGAGGGGCCCGAGCGCGGCAGCGTACGAGTCGGCACGGCGCAGGGGTTCACCGTGCGCGTCGCCGAGCACGGCGCCGTGAACGACCTGAGCCTGCACCTCGTGCTCGAGGCCGGCGAGTACGGGGGAAGCTCGCTGGCGGTGAAGGGCAGGGTGGACACGGGCGCCGCGGTGCGCGAGTCCATAATCGTCGGCGGCACCGGCCGCTTCCGCTTCGCGACGGGCTACGCGCTGAGCAGGAGCTACGACTACGACGTCGCCAACGGAGGAGTCGTGGAGATCGATGTGTACGTGCAGCTTCGACTAGTTTAA
- the LOC119284563 gene encoding flavonoid O-methyltransferase-like protein Os11g0303600 has product MYYLNIVNAWCVYIYWCLAQSVNKHTTPQQERYYNAMAAHAPTMAVPTDAQLIQAQADLWRHSLCHLTAIALRCAVQLGIPTAIHRLGGTTSLPELVTALSLPPSKTPYLGRVLRLLATSGALASPKEGTYSLVPLSYLLVDGVFIDGEASQKAIVLATTSRHYIEAALGLADWFKKDIAPSPSPFEDVHGATLFEESMALLDPESDKVFHEALAAHDHLGISTILRECHDLFKGVQSLTDCCGGDGTTTRAIVKAFPHIKCNVLDLPKVIEKVPSDGIINYVAGDLFHTIPPAQAVMLKLVLHFWNDEDCINILAQCKKAIPSREMGGKVIVIDIVVGSSSKEMLETQLLVDMLMLVCTRGRQRDENDWSTIFTKAGFSDYKIIKKLGPRGVIEVYP; this is encoded by the exons ATGTACTACCTAAACATAGTAAATGCATGGTGTGTGTATATATATTGGTGCTTGGCACAGTCAGTTAACAAACACACAACACCACAACAAGAGAGATACTACAACGCAATGGCAGCTCATGCCCCAACGATGGCAGTCCCCACCGACGCCCAGCTGATTCAGGCGCAGGCTGACTTATGGCGGCACAGCCTGTGCCACCTCACGGCCATAGCACTCAGGTGCGCTGTCCAGCTCGGTATCCCTACTGCCATACACCGACTCGGCGGCACAACATCGTTGCCCGAGCTTGTCACCGCACTGTCCCTCCCACCATCTAAGACACCATACCTTGGCCGTGTCTTGCGGTTGCTGGCCACATCAGGCGCCTTAGCATCCCCGAAGGAGGGGACCTACTCCCTCGTCCCGCTATCATATCTCCTGGTGGATGGTGTATTCATTGATGGTGAGGCTAGCCAGAAGGCCATTGTGCTTGCCACAACCTCAAGACATTACATAGAGGCGGCCTTGGGGCTAGCTGACTGGTTCAAGAAGGACATCGCACCATCGCCATCACCATTTGAGGATGTGCACGGTGCCACACTCTTCGAGGAGAGTATGGCGCTCCTCGACCCGGAGTCAGACAAGGTGTTCCATGAAGCTCTGGCTGCCCATGACCATTTGGGGATCAGCACCATATTGCGGGAATGCCATGACTTATTCAAGGGGGTGCAGTCACTCACCGATTGTTGTGGTGGTGATGGAACGACAACTAGGGCTATTGTCAAGGCCTTCCCGCATATCAAGTGCAatgtgttggaccttccgaaggtgATTGAGAAAGTCCCGAGTGATGGTATCATTAACTATGTCGCTGGTGACCTATTCCATACCATTCCACCTGCTCAAGCTGTGATGCTTAAG CTTGTTCTGCACTTCTGGAACGACGAAGATTGCATCAATATCCTGGCTCAATGCAAGAAGGCCATTCCGTCCCGCGAAATGGGGGGAAAGGTTATTGTCATAGATATAGTAGTCGGCTCATCATCCAAAGAAATGTTAGAAACCCAACTGTTGGTGGATATGCTCATGTTAGTATGTACAAGAGGACGTCAACGAGATGAAAATGACTGGAGCACAATCTTTACAAAAGCAGGATTTAGCGACTATAAAATCATCAAGAAACTGGGACCTCGAGGTGTCATCGAGGTCTATCCTTAA